A region of Necator americanus strain Aroian chromosome I, whole genome shotgun sequence DNA encodes the following proteins:
- a CDS encoding hypothetical protein (NECATOR_CHRI.G3791.T1) has protein sequence MATGERRSNLKLLRTSLILDQGDTRTTRHGDCLRLCTYNARRVSTDADLHALLRAAERIKFHVIAPQKTKCSRGDVRQMNGGTLVIRGEKVPSRNVGDVGFVMHLSVVHLVNTHKILSPGLATFRLRPLRQKSISIINCYSPTSAADDSELDAFYHELEEVIRKEKSFHEFVVGDFNAKLGKVTEEEHRIGRFGIGDLNENGNRLAGLLSAGFFHGNSLFMKKDHRRWTWESPNGATLAEIDHILTNRRWCLLDVSVVPSFFSGSDHQLLRAKIRLSHTIEKNICYQQRRREKVVYYCVLEDCLSQGDWHIEEDPTVDYEMLLRGLRACAERASKLRTTNLDRISRTTKKLLERRRALRLDPNASHIERLVANTSCRKALQEDLLKYRQKKILEAVQRTKKNEPKEVPQGSPRI, from the coding sequence atggcgacagGTGAGAGACGATCAAATCTCAAGTTGCTCAgaacgtcattgattctggaccaaggcgacacacgcacgactcgtcatggagactgtctcagactgtgtacttacaacgcgagaagagtgtccacagacgctgacctgcatgcccttctcagagctgcagagcgtatcaaatttcacgtgattgctccgCAGAAGACCAAGTGCAGCAGgggcgacgtacgacagatgaatggcggtacactcgtcattcgtggagagaaggttccgtcgcgtaATGTAGGCGATGTTGGTTTTGTTATGCACctatctgtcgtccatcttgtcaaTACTCACAAGATCTTGTCACCTGGTCTGGCCACttttcgcctccgccctctgcgccaaaaatccatcagtatcatcaactgctattcaccaacatcagcagctgatgattccgaattggacgcgttttaccaTGAGCTAGAGGAAGTAATTCGCAAAGAAAAGTCCTTCCACGAATttgttgtcggagacttcaacgcaaaactaggaaaggtcACAGAAGAGGAAcacaggatcggaagatttggaatAGGGGAtctgaatgaaaatggcaatcgtctcgccgggctgttgtctgCTGGcttctttcatgggaactctcttttcatgaaaaaagatcatcgtcggtggacatgggaatcacccaatggcgcgactcttGCCGAGattgaccacatactcaccaaccggaggtggtgtctacttgatgtctcagtagtaccatctttttttagtggttctgatcaccaactccttcgtgcgaaaatacgacttagccacacgatagaaaagaacatctgctatcagCAACGAAGGAGAGAAAAAGTCGTTTACTactgcgtactcgaggactgcttgtcccaaggtgactggcacatcgaggaggacccaaccgtagactacgagatgctgctcagaggattacgagcctgtgctgaacgtgcctcgaagttgcgcacgacaaacttggatcgaatttcgaggaccaccaagaaattgttggaaagaagaagggctttgaggcttgatccgaatgcatcgcacattgagcggttagtagcaaacaccaGCTGccgaaaagcgttgcaggaggatcttttgaaatacaggcagaagaagattctggaagcagtacaaagaacaaagaagaacgagccTAAAGAAGTGCcacagggatctccgcgaatataa
- a CDS encoding hypothetical protein (NECATOR_CHRI.G3789.T1) — protein MFLQQILDVDEKNQLVSVNAWLSYTWQDYNLIWDPTKYEGIQDIRFPGSADHIWRPDILLYNSAAEDFDSTF, from the exons ATGTTTCTACAGCAAATTCTGGACGTTGACGAGAAGAACCAACTGGTTTCCGTAAATGCTTGGCTCAGCTAT ACATGGCAAGATTACAATCTTATTTGGGACCCAACCAAATACGAAGGAATCCAAGATATTCGATTTCCTGGCTCAGCTGATCACATTTGGAGGCCAGACATTCTGCTTTACAACAG TGCTGCAGAGGATTTTGACTCGACTTTTTAA
- a CDS encoding hypothetical protein (NECATOR_CHRI.G3790.T1): protein MSDVSNSFSAWETLPEDEPPLCIAVRRPESPPRHCEAVNRFDARDEWPECFSIGTIRDQSSCGSCWAVSAAEAMSDRLCIQSGGRIKVEISETDILACCPRPLCGLGCNGGWSFESWNFMVTHGVCTGGKYRQKGVCKPYPFHPCGFKPNQTYYGDCPGRLWATPKCTDFCNRGYVKPYEEDKYYATSAYVVANDEKTIRKEIMKYGPVQAVFYTYEDFGFYDGGIYVQTAGQETGAHAVKIIGWGEEKGVKYWLIANSWNFVWGEKGYFRMIRGINNCSIEEMVYGGMMKID, encoded by the exons atgtcggatgtgtcgaactctttctcagcttgggagaccctgccggaggacgaacctccgctgtgcatcgcagttcgacgaccagagtcacctccacgccactgtgaggcggtaaaccg ATTTGACGCAAGAGATGAATGGCCAGAATGCTTCTCAATTGGTACCATCCGGGACCAGTCAAGTTGTG GTTCCTGCTGGGCTGTTTCTGCCGCCGAAGCAATGAGTGATCGTCTATGTATACAGTCTGGTGGCAGAATAAAG GTAGAAATTTCCGAGACCGATATTCTTGCATGTTGCCCAAGGCCCCTGTGTGGACTTGG ATGTAACGGAGGTTGGTCTTTTGAATCGTGGAACTTTATGGTGACGCACGGAGTTTGCACTGGAGGGAAATACAGACAAAAG GGTGTTTGTAAGCCATACCCTTTCCATCCATGTGGCTTCAAACCTAACCAGACATATTATGGCGATTGCCCAGGTCGACTTTGGGCAACACCAAAATGTACGGATTTTTGCAATCGCGGATATGTTAAACCATACGAAGAGGACAAATATTACG CCACCTCTGCATATGTCGTTGCAAATGATGAGAAGACTATTCGAAAGGAAATCATGAAGTACGGGCCTGTGCAAGCAGTCTTTTACACATACGAGGACTTCGGATTTTATGATGGTGGAATTTATGTT CAAACAGCTGGCCAAGAAACGGGTGCACACGCAGTGAAAATCATTGGGTGGGGAGAGGAGAAAGGAGTAAAGTACTGGCTGATCGCTAATTCGTGGAACTTCGTCTGGGGAGAGAAAg GTTACTTCCGTATGATTCGAGGTATCAACAACTGCAGTATTGAGGAAATGGTCTACGGGGGCATGATGAAAATAGACTGA
- a CDS encoding hypothetical protein (NECATOR_CHRI.G3792.T1) — protein sequence MEIITERFYSNLFRSSTPVSNPIIPNGEAPPRILPFEVRVAIKSMKPGTAPVPDFISADFLRAGGHPLHVILAAHMASFLQKERILDQELEELATLDETQPQEQAEFRQVFSCLDHTQSVSRVIEVFRECRLHLVVTFVDYEKAFDSVETNAILSTLVDRGVDAS from the exons atggaaatcattacggagaggttctactcgaaccttttccgttcatcaactcctgtgtcaaatCCGATCATCCCCaatggtgaagctccaccacggattctccctttcgaagtacgagtcgctatcaagagcatgaaacctggcacagctcCCGTACCTGATTTCATATCAGCAGATTTTCTTCGGGCTGGGGGTCATCCACtgcatgtaatcttagcagcacACATGGCATCcttccttcagaaagaaaggatcctaGACCAAGAACTGGAAGAACTCGC gacgctcgATGAaacccagcctcaagaacaagccgAATTCCGTCAGgtgttcagctgcttggatcACACTCAgtccgtgtcgagggtcatagaggttttcCGGGAATGCCGCCTGCACCTTGTtgtaaccttcgtcgactatgagaaagccttcgacagcgtagaaacgaatgcaatactgtcaacGCTGGTTGATCGAGGTGTGGACGCTTCATGA